In one Oreochromis aureus strain Israel breed Guangdong linkage group 2, ZZ_aureus, whole genome shotgun sequence genomic region, the following are encoded:
- the LOC116324643 gene encoding BTB/POZ domain-containing protein KCTD16-like has product MALSENCKTQPTKEQGSVQNPPSDVIELNVGGQVYYTRYGTLTSFPNSLLGKLFSNKKGSSNDLSRDLRGRYFIDRDGFLFRYILDYLRDKQVVLPDHFPERGRLKREAEYFQLPDLVKLLSSEESKLFADDLYYSDLDDASQGSDQRYYPSYSFDRRYGYITVALKGVCAAGGRENQSDAKARKLPRIFISSRIGLAKEVFGDALNENRDTDRPPDRYTCRFYLKFRHLERAFDMLSESGFHIVACNSSLTTSPIAHYPDDRVWSNYAQYIFYRGPSRWSSSHCDCCCKSHKSEREGESGTSYNDLSTSCSETQSEASSPQGTVICGPVSRHSNIQTLDRPVPKGPVHMVQQAEMRRKTDMLRVRTFGVREREAAKRKANKEKMTPEQELEKCIQDFQRIRIPDRFPERKYMWQSELLRKYHL; this is encoded by the exons ATGGCACTGAGCGAAAACTGCAAAACGCAACCCACAAAGGAGCAAGGCTCGGTGCAAAACCCTCCATCGGATGTGATTGAGCTAAACGTGGGTGGGCAGGTGTATTACACTCGTTATGGCACACTGACAAGCTTTCCAAATTCTCTACTTGGGAAGCTGTTCTCTAACAAGAAGGGGTCCTCGAATGACTTGTCCCGGGACCTCAGAGGACGCTATTTTATAGACAGAGATGGGTTTCTGTTTCGGTATATCCTGGATTACCTTAGAGACAAGCAAGTCGTCCTCCCTGATCACTTTCCTGAAAGAGGAAGGCTGAAAAGGGAGGCGGAATACTTTCAGCTGCCAGATTTGGTCAAACTTTTGTCATCCGAGGAGTCAAAACTATTCGCAGACGACTTGTACTACAGCGATTTGGACGATGCGTCGCAGGGCAGCGACCAGAGGTATTATCCCTCTTACTCCTTTGACAGGAGGTACGGCTACATCACGGTCGCTCTCAAAGGCGTTTGCGCAGCGGGAGGCAGAGAAAATCAAAGTGATGCCAAGGCCAGAAAGTTACCGAGAATCTTCATTAGCAGCAGAATTGGATTGGCTAAAGAAGTGTTTGGAGACGCCCTAAATGAGAACAGGGACACGGACAGACCTCCGGACCGATACACCTGCAGATTTTACCTCAAGTTCAGACACCTGGAGAGGGCGTTTGACATGCTGTCAGAGAGCGGCTTTCACATTGTGGCCTGCAATTCGTCCCTGACCACGTCCCCCATCGCTCATTACCCGGATGACAGAGTCTGGTCCAATTACGCACAGTACATCTTCTACC GTGGACCTTCTCGGTGGTCGTCCTCTCACTGTGACTGCTGCTGCAAGAGCCACAAAAGCGAGCGCGAGGGAGAGAGCGGCACGTCCTACAACGACCTCTCCACGTCCTGCTCCGAGACCCAGTCAGAGGCCAGTTCCCCTCAAGGAACCGTGATCTGCGGGCCTGTGAGCCGGCACTCCAACATCCAGACGCTGGACCGGCCGGTGCCTAAAGGGCCGGTTCACATGGTGCAGCAGGCGGAGATGCGCCGCAAGACTGACATGCTCCGCGTGAGAACCTTCGGAGTGCGGGAGCGAGAGGCCGCAAAAAGGAAAGCGAACAAGGAGAAGATGACTCCCGAGCAGGAGCTGGAGAAATGTATCCAAGACTTCCAGCGCATTAGGATTCCCGATCGCTTTCCGGAAAGGAAGTACATGTGGCAATCAGAGCTTCTGAGGAAGTACCATCTCTAA